Part of the Spirochaetota bacterium genome is shown below.
ATGAGGATGTTCACCGGCATGCAGGGGTATACGCCCATCCTTACGAACGTCTCTCTTGTCTTCGACAACAGCGTCGATACCCTCGCTGCCGTGCGGCGTCCGTATCTCTATGCCAGCAATATTACCAGCGGACGGCTGGTGCTGTCGATAAGCAATTTCTATGACCCGATAAACACGAGGATACTCGCACGCAATCGCCAGACCGGTGCCGTAGTGCGACTCAATGTCATCGATATGACGGTGGCAACCTACGATACGATCCGCGCCGTGACCGCCGATATCGCACTTCCGTTCGGCAATTATGACCTTGTCATAAGTAATACGACCGATCCGAACCCCGTCGTTTGGCTCAAGGCCATTATGGGCGGTTTGCCGGAGGGTGAGCCGATCGATCTCATATCGATGCATCGGACCTACAAGCCGGATGTCGATGGGAAGGTGAGCCTTACCGTATCGCTCAACATCGCCGGCAGCAGACAAATGGATTTCGAGGTGTATAACTCTTCCGGTGCGCTTGTCCATCGCACGAGCGGCAGCGGTCTGCCCGGGGAGAACACCATCGTATGGTCGCCGCGCGGTAGCCGGATACCCCTCGGTATCTATGTCTATCAGGTGCGCATCTCATCCGACAGCGGCACGGTGTTCAGTAAACGCGGCATGTTCGTCGTCGCGAAATAACCGCGTTCCGACACGTGCTATTATTTACAAAATCCCCTGTACACGTATAATGTCATGAACGAGGAGCATTCATGACGATACGTTTTCACGGTGTGCGCGGCTCGACCCCGGTGCCCGCCGCCGACATGATGAAATACGGCGGCAATACCGCCTGCGTCGAGGTCCGCTCAGCTAAGGGCACGATATTAATACTGGACGCCGGTACCGGTATACGCGGCCTCGGACACTCGCTGATAAAAGAATTCAAGCGCAAGCCCATAGAGGCGCATGTTCTTCTCAGCCATACGCATTGGGACCATATCCAGGGATTCCCGTTCTTCATGCCCATCTTCAACAAAGCGAACCGCTTCCATATCTACGGGAAATCGCGGTATACGAAGTCGCTCGAAGAGATAATGTCGGGGCAGATGGAGCATAAGTATTTCCCGGTCAGTCTGAATGAGCTCGGTGCGCATATGGATTTTACCAAGGTCGAGGACGGGACATTCACCCTCGGCAGGGATGTTCGGGTAACGGCCATGGAGCATACCCATCCCGGCGGCGCATATGGCTACCGCATCGAGGCGGACGGGGCCGTGCTCGCATATTCGACCGATACCGAGCACCCTGGGAAAGATCTCGACGAACGCGTCATCGATCTTGCCCGCGGGGCGGATATCCTCATACATGATTCGCAGTACGACGATGAGGATATCGTTACGCATGCGGGATGGGGGCATTCATCGTTTCGGCAAGCCGCTGCTGTTGCAGCCAAGGCGGGAGTGAAAAAGCTCGTGCTTTTCCATTACGATCCGCTCTACACCGACGCCAAGGTCGATTCGATCGTGCGGAAAGCGAAAAAGCTGTTCAGGAACACCGTTCCTGCGCGCGAGAATTCGTCGATAACGCTCTGAATTGCCCGGGGCCGGACTTGAACCGGCATGGCCGTTACAGCCAACGGATTTTAAATCCGTTGCGTCTACCAATTCCGCCACCCGGGCGTTCTCGTCGGCCGGGCGAATGCGTAGCGCCCAAGCCATCCATGCGCGAGTCGGCATCCATGCCTCGCGCAGCTGGCACATCCTTGTGCCACGCGTGGCGCATGGTAGCACAGTGACGTCAAAATGCAATACCGAATTGACAATTTCGCTGCAACGGATTATAGTGAACACATGCGTATGGAAATATTTGAGGAACTCCTGCCGCTCGCTGCGTGGGATACGCATACGCATCTCGAGTCATCGCCGAAGATCGGCGCCCGCGATATCTGGGACATCGTACATTACTTCTGGTTGAGGCAGGAACTTGAAGCGGCGGGGTATCCCGCGCAGGCGGAAAAATTACCTGAGCCGGAGCGTGTCGAAGCGCTTGCGAAGGCTTTTTCGGAATCCCGGACGACGCATTGGAACCGCATCGTGCGCCGCATGCTCAAGGACCTCTACGGGGTGACTATCGACGGTACAGCGAGCATTCACGACGCGAATGAGCGCATCAAGGCGAACGCGGCCGATCCCGCATGGCCCAGGCAGATATGTGCGCGCGGTTCTCTGTTCCGTATCGTGGCGGGTATTACCGCGCCCAATGACCTTGCATCGCTCGCGGGCATCATCCATTCAGTACCCGTATTCGACAGATTGAACGATCGTGTCATCGATGCCGTGCTCGTTTCGCAGAAGCAGGCGGACAAGGCCGCGGAGGTCGCCGCGGAACTGGACAGTGCCGTCGGCGCGCTGTACGACCAGGGTATTCGTACCGTACGTATAGCACCGTACCCGTTCGACGGCATGGACGGCGCTGCGAAAGTACCCGTGCTCGCTGCAACAGGCAATACGCGTGATGCGGTGAGGCTTGTCCTCGGGCATGCGCTTTTCTCCTCGCTTGCACGTCGGTCGTTGCACGTGCAGCTTTTTACCGGTGTTCGGCGCAGGCCGACCATTGCCGTTTCCGTGAACGATACCGAGCGCATACCGCGCATGAACGAGATATTCGAAAAATACCCGACGATAATATTCGAGGTGCTCAATGCCGCGGAGCTGTCCGCGGTCGATCTCGTGCAGTCGGCGCGCGCGCGGAGGAACGTATACTGCGGGGCGCCGTGGTGGTTCTCCGTACGTGCAAGCATCATACGCGCGAACATGCAGTACCGCATCGAGGCACTGCCGGTGTCCCGCTCACTTCTGCTCGCGTCCGATGCGCGCGTGATAGAATGGGTGTATGCGAAAACGATATTCGTGAAGCTTCTGCTCGCGGATTTCCTTTCCGCATCGATTGAGCGTGACTGGCTCGACAGGGCGGATGCGCTCTATGCGGCGTCGTGGTGGCTGTCGAAGACGGCTGAGCGTA
Proteins encoded:
- a CDS encoding MBL fold metallo-hydrolase: MTIRFHGVRGSTPVPAADMMKYGGNTACVEVRSAKGTILILDAGTGIRGLGHSLIKEFKRKPIEAHVLLSHTHWDHIQGFPFFMPIFNKANRFHIYGKSRYTKSLEEIMSGQMEHKYFPVSLNELGAHMDFTKVEDGTFTLGRDVRVTAMEHTHPGGAYGYRIEADGAVLAYSTDTEHPGKDLDERVIDLARGADILIHDSQYDDEDIVTHAGWGHSSFRQAAAVAAKAGVKKLVLFHYDPLYTDAKVDSIVRKAKKLFRNTVPARENSSITL